A region of the Vibrio tubiashii genome:
ACTCTTCGTCATCTTCTTCTGGGTAAAGGGCATCTTCACCTTCATAGTAGGTGCCCCAACCGTCATAAATAATGTCGAACTTTTCAGCAAGGTGGACAAGCTTTTCAACTTGAGCGTCAATTGCTTCAGGGTTTAGAGCAGATTCCATCGTTGCATCACAGCAAAGTAGCTTCTTGCCGTCTTCATCTTCTGTCTCTTCTGCTTCAAGCACTTCGAAACCCATCTTGAAGGCTTCAACAACGGCTTTCTCTAGCGTGTTAAAATCTTCAGCGAACAGATGGTGCTCAATTTCGTACAGTGCATCTGGATCACTGCCGTCTTCTAATAAGGCTTGGATGATTTCGCGAGTCTCTTCCTTTTGAATCTCAATTAATTCTTCAACAGATAGATATTCATCTTCGTGAGACATATGTTGTGCTCCAGATAGTGACAAAGTTGATCATAATTTACCGCGACGAAATATCGCATGGATCCAAGCAAATTACTACCCAGAATGTAGT
Encoded here:
- the rraB gene encoding ribonuclease E inhibitor RraB; its protein translation is MSHEDEYLSVEELIEIQKEETREIIQALLEDGSDPDALYEIEHHLFAEDFNTLEKAVVEAFKMGFEVLEAEETEDEDGKKLLCCDATMESALNPEAIDAQVEKLVHLAEKFDIIYDGWGTYYEGEDALYPEEDDEE